GTGCGTTTGCGAATGGTGAATCCATTGGCGGAAAGTTGCGCGAGTGTCACATCGCCCCATGCGGGAATGTATTGCAGGCGTTCGCTGACTTGCTGGTTAAACGTTTCCACTGGCGGACACGCGCGGCCGTCGATTTGGGCATTCTTGACTGGATTCGCTTCATTTTTTGCGTCGGGGTCACGACGAATGCCCGTGAGTCCGCGCACGGCCTCGGCCCAGAGTCCGCGTCCTTCGCCAGCGAAACGCACATGCCGGTCGTGCATGAGGTCGGTCATTGGCACATCGAAGCGCATGCCGAGGCCGCGAATGAAATCCTTCTCCGCATCGCCATCGAAAACGAATGAGTGCATCATACGAACCGCTTCTCCGCCCGCGTAAAAATATAGACGCAGCGTAAAAGGCAGCCATGCGCGTTCTTTGCCAGTGTGTCGACCTTTGATCTTCACGACAGCGCGGACGGGACCGTTTTGTTCGACAGTGACAGTGTCGATCTTGCTTTGAAATGTATCGATTTGCTGCGTGCCAGCTACACCGTCTAGGTCGGGCGCTGACGAACTAAGAGCGATGAGTCGTCCGTTGGTCAAAACCGGTTTCCCGTCGCGAGTAATCCTTTGCACCAACACGTCGCCCGATTTGGCGATAGCGCAACGAATGACGCCAGTATCGACTTCAAAAACGTCAGTCGTCTCGCGAACTTTGAGCGATTTTTCCGGCGCGGTGGGAGTACCGGGCGTGATGGCGAGATTATTATCAACCGCAATGCCTGCCGGAATCGCATGCGCCGTCCATTTGATCGAACCATCCGGCCACCATGCGGTCGCCCAGCTTTGTACCGGAATGGATTTTCCAGACGCATCACGGAGCGCGAGCGCGGTGTCTTTCGGTATACTGCCCATAGGCCACGGCACGCCCCAAGTCGTGCCGATGTTGATCGCGGGTGCCGCGCCGTCGAGCCAGACAGCTGAAGGAGTCGAAGACAACTTGTTGTCTTCAACACTTGCGCTCAGCGGCATGCAAAGCAGCAACGCAGCGACAGCCGTGGCAAAATTCTTAGCGAATGAGCAATGAGCAATCATGAAAATGATTTTACTGTTTAAGTGGTTCGTAGAGCTCGGCCTCGATGATGCTGAGCGCCATTTTGCCAATCTTCCCGGAACCGGTGGACACATTCTTCTGGTTGGCGACTTCAATGAGCGTGTAGGAGTCGCGTGCTTCGGAACCACCAAGAAGTTCGATGCGCACGACGCGTCCTACTGCGGGCACGGGCTGCATTGGCAACGTTACGTAACCAAGGCTGCGCGATGTCACACCACGGAAAATCTCCTCACCATCAAGTGTCACTCGCAACGGATAGATACGATCTTTCCAACCGGTGAGTTTGAGTGTGATTTCGCTCAGTTTAGCGGAGCGCTCCAGCGTATATTCAATCCACGCTTCTTCGAGGGTGTTCGTGCTTGTCCACGATGTGGTTTCGTTGTCGTCGTAGGTGTTGACGGCGTCGGCAGTGTTTGATCCGGCGCGCGCCGATGCGACTTCGACAGGGATGCGCGTCACTTTATACGAAGGCGCTGCAGGCGTCGGGCCTCGGTCACTGCGTGGGATGTCCGGCAAGGGCGGGAGAGCGGCAAGACCGTTGATGGCAGGATACTCGGTTGTTTGAAGCGTGAGCACAGCCGGCTTTAAATCACCGGATTTTGCACGAAGCGTGATTGTGCCAGCGTCGCGCGTAGCGCGAATGAAAACACGGTTCACGCCGCACTCGACCGGAAGCTGTTTGGAAAGCATGTAGTTGTTGGGCCTGCCTTGCGCGATGCCGCCTCGCCATTCGGCGGGGCCGTCGAGTTCGAAGTCGATCATGTCGAGTGCGGTCGGACAGCGACGGCCTTTTGCATCCACCACCTCGATCTCAACGAGAGCGAGATCATGACCATCGGCGAAGTAGGATTTTTTACCAAGATTGGCGAGACGCAGTGCGGCAGGTTCGCCGGCGGTCAGTTTTGTGGCTTCTGCGATTTTCTTGTCGCTGGCATCATAACCGACCGCGCGAAGTTCACCGGAATGCCAAGTTACATTTTCGAAAGTGTAGAGGAACCGATTGCTTTGCGCTCCGCGTCCAAGCGATTTGCCGTTGAGGAAAAGCGCGACAGAGTCGGCGCTAGAAACGACATATACATTTTTAACGGTGCCGGGCGCGTAGTTCCAGTGACCGATGATATAGGTGCGTGGATTTTCCACGTCGACCCAACCATCCCACATGACTTGGTGTGCGTAGAAACCGTCTTTCGTGATGCGCATCGGATCGACCACGCCGCTGCGGCGATAGTTTTCAGCGCCGCGTTGGTGCGTATTGGAGTCGGCAAAAATGATTTTTGCGCCCCCACTGTTCACACGACGTCCAGTTCCGGGACGTTCATGCCAGTACTCATGCCAGCGGATAACATTCTCGATGGCGAGGGAGTCTTGGTTGCGATTGTAAATGCCGGCATCTTTACCTCTATAAAGCGGACCTTCTCCATCCTTGTGATAAGGCGGCGAATAATCGTCCCAATATTTGCGCAAACCCTCGTCCCGGGAGTATTCCATCATCCAGAGCGGGAAGCGCGCGCTTTTATTTATGTAGAGCATGTGCCCACCGTATTCCGCCACCTTGCTGTTGAGCATGTCGCGGCTTCCGCTGGCGCGCCCGCCGTGCGGATCGTACTTGTCGCGCAGATCCTTCATTTCTTGCATGTGCTTTTCGTTCACACCCGCGTTGCCGGACTCGTAGAAAAGGATGCTGGGGTTATTGCGATTGTAGATGATGGCGTCACGCATGAGTTCGACACGCTGGCCCCACCAGCGGCCGACCACATCCTTCTCCGCGTCCCCGGCTGGCATTGCATGGATAAGGCCGACGCGGTCGCAGGATTCGATGTCCTGTTTCCAGGGCGTGATGTGCATCCAGCGCATGATGTTGCCACCGCTTTCGACAGCTAGACTATTGCTATAGTCGCTCAGCCATACGGGTACGCTTCCGCCGACC
This genomic stretch from Termitidicoccus mucosus harbors:
- a CDS encoding sugar-binding domain-containing protein codes for the protein MYNSPHLKTLATLLFGLATALSVFADRAAYNLNLDWRLHVGDPVGAEQRWFDDSAWKLVTLPRAWNEDDAFSKAIVDHTTGVAWYRKHFALTAAQLKDSKVFIEFEGVRQAAEVYANGKHVGRSENGVMAFGFDLTPFLSVGENVIAVRTDNDWNYKEKATGSRYQWADRNFNANYGGITKNVRLHITGKLYQTLPLYSNLGTTGVYVYATDFDIKNCAATIHAESEVCNETGRAWTFSYVMEISALGVKAVAEKSITLAPGETTIVRASARAVKIDFWSWGHGSLYDVRTTLVADGKPADSVTTRTGFRKTEFTNGMIKLNDRVIQMHGYAPRSTNEWPAVGGSVPVWLSDYSNSLAVESGGNIMRWMHITPWKQDIESCDRVGLIHAMPAGDAEKDVVGRWWGQRVELMRDAIIYNRNNPSILFYESGNAGVNEKHMQEMKDLRDKYDPHGGRASGSRDMLNSKVAEYGGHMLYINKSARFPLWMMEYSRDEGLRKYWDDYSPPYHKDGEGPLYRGKDAGIYNRNQDSLAIENVIRWHEYWHERPGTGRRVNSGGAKIIFADSNTHQRGAENYRRSGVVDPMRITKDGFYAHQVMWDGWVDVENPRTYIIGHWNYAPGTVKNVYVVSSADSVALFLNGKSLGRGAQSNRFLYTFENVTWHSGELRAVGYDASDKKIAEATKLTAGEPAALRLANLGKKSYFADGHDLALVEIEVVDAKGRRCPTALDMIDFELDGPAEWRGGIAQGRPNNYMLSKQLPVECGVNRVFIRATRDAGTITLRAKSGDLKPAVLTLQTTEYPAINGLAALPPLPDIPRSDRGPTPAAPSYKVTRIPVEVASARAGSNTADAVNTYDDNETTSWTSTNTLEEAWIEYTLERSAKLSEITLKLTGWKDRIYPLRVTLDGEEIFRGVTSRSLGYVTLPMQPVPAVGRVVRIELLGGSEARDSYTLIEVANQKNVSTGSGKIGKMALSIIEAELYEPLKQ